One genomic window of Halococcus sediminicola includes the following:
- a CDS encoding MATE family efflux transporter — translation MQRFPNPIRLVVYWVGLALVRAGLIERERARRTTNLAWPRIVTGLARMSKEAADTAMVGVAIGTGAIAGVGFAAPYWGMAFALGGGLASATIALVSQAYGAQRSIGQAVRSSVVCVLVLTLPVAALFYTAPSALVGVLSDDPQVIALGASYLEIVGFGIPFAGLNLVGSRTLVGTDDAWTPMVVRAGGAVLNIAVNAVLIFALDYGVAGAAVGTVLANVAVTATFLTGFTTGSVPLIGAFPVTVDPFGTYLDRETIGRLVRIGTPMIGKNLVWRLGEFPLLAIVDVFGTAVVAAFVVAQRVRDLLNTPGWGFGLASSSLVGQQLGTGDEGTAEAYGREVIRFGVAVYLVSAILVAVFADPIAGVFVGDPSNPALPVAVVLIHATCVGIVFKGLSRTATGPLRASGDTRWPFYGQVLGYVVALPLAYAGATTQLGLGGLVLAIVTLMAVPAAVNYYRFSSGEWKAISRGYRPARAGD, via the coding sequence GTGCAGCGGTTCCCGAATCCGATCCGACTCGTGGTGTACTGGGTGGGGCTGGCGCTGGTGCGTGCGGGCCTCATCGAGCGCGAGCGCGCCCGCCGGACGACGAACCTCGCGTGGCCGCGCATCGTGACCGGACTGGCGAGGATGTCAAAGGAGGCCGCCGACACCGCGATGGTCGGCGTCGCCATCGGCACGGGAGCCATCGCCGGCGTCGGCTTCGCCGCCCCCTACTGGGGGATGGCGTTCGCGCTCGGCGGCGGGCTCGCGAGTGCCACCATCGCGCTCGTCTCGCAGGCCTACGGGGCGCAGAGGTCGATAGGGCAGGCGGTTCGGTCGAGCGTCGTCTGCGTGCTCGTGCTCACGCTGCCGGTCGCCGCGCTCTTTTACACCGCTCCGAGCGCGCTCGTCGGCGTGCTCAGCGACGATCCACAGGTGATTGCTCTCGGCGCAAGCTACCTCGAAATCGTCGGTTTCGGGATTCCCTTCGCCGGATTGAATCTCGTCGGAAGCCGCACGCTCGTCGGCACCGACGACGCGTGGACGCCGATGGTCGTCCGGGCGGGCGGGGCCGTGCTGAACATCGCGGTCAACGCCGTCCTGATCTTCGCTCTGGACTACGGCGTCGCTGGCGCGGCGGTCGGGACCGTACTCGCAAACGTCGCCGTCACCGCGACCTTTCTGACCGGATTCACGACCGGTTCGGTCCCGCTGATCGGCGCGTTCCCCGTCACCGTCGACCCGTTTGGGACCTATCTCGACCGAGAAACCATCGGCCGGCTGGTGCGCATCGGAACTCCCATGATCGGCAAGAACCTCGTGTGGCGACTCGGCGAATTTCCCCTGTTGGCCATCGTCGACGTTTTCGGGACGGCGGTCGTCGCGGCGTTCGTCGTCGCCCAGCGCGTGCGCGACCTGCTCAACACGCCCGGCTGGGGCTTCGGTCTCGCCTCCTCCAGTCTCGTCGGCCAACAGCTCGGCACGGGCGACGAGGGGACTGCCGAGGCGTACGGCCGTGAGGTCATCCGCTTCGGCGTCGCCGTCTATCTCGTCTCGGCGATACTCGTCGCGGTCTTCGCCGACCCGATCGCGGGTGTGTTCGTCGGCGACCCCTCGAATCCGGCGCTGCCGGTCGCCGTGGTGCTCATCCACGCCACCTGTGTCGGCATCGTCTTCAAGGGCCTCTCGCGGACGGCGACCGGCCCGCTCAGAGCGAGCGGCGACACGCGCTGGCCATTTTATGGGCAGGTGCTCGGCTACGTCGTCGCACTGCCGCTGGCCTACGCGGGCGCGACGACGCAACTCGGGCTCGGTGGGTTGGTCCTCGCCATCGTGACGCTGATGGCCGTCCCCGCCGCCGTCAACTACTATCGCTTTTCGAGCGGGGAGTGGAAGGCCATCAGCCGGGGCTACCGGCCCGCGCGCGCCGGGGACTGA
- a CDS encoding succinylglutamate desuccinylase/aspartoacylase family protein, which yields MTSLGTASAAPGEIDTGRLPVGETRDGARAGLPVCVVNGAETGKTLYVQAASDGDELNGVGVVRELVPRLDPADLAGTILLVGIVNIHAFQVAEHRNPIDDTKLNRAYPGDEHGTSSERIAAATFEVVQRADLALDLHQGSTSRMIHETRVRCGPRHHLHGECLDLARTFDCGHVLDQKGPDGQLARAAPDEGVPTIDPELGGAVGLDPESVRTGVEGVENVLAAYGFLDGETERRKQTRATGFEQYGAPAGGLVDFTVELGDRVERGDRLFRVTDVFGGVKAETTADVDGVFWRTRRLPQVATGEYVCSVGTDVDTV from the coding sequence ATGACGAGCCTCGGAACTGCGAGCGCCGCTCCCGGCGAAATCGACACCGGGCGACTGCCGGTCGGCGAGACGCGCGACGGCGCTCGAGCGGGGCTGCCCGTCTGTGTCGTCAACGGCGCGGAGACGGGCAAGACACTCTACGTGCAGGCCGCGAGCGACGGCGACGAACTCAACGGCGTCGGCGTCGTCCGGGAACTCGTCCCCCGACTCGACCCCGCCGACCTCGCGGGCACGATTTTGCTGGTGGGTATCGTCAACATCCATGCCTTTCAGGTGGCCGAGCACCGCAACCCCATCGACGACACCAAACTCAATCGAGCCTATCCCGGCGACGAGCACGGCACCTCCTCCGAGCGCATCGCCGCCGCGACCTTCGAGGTCGTCCAGCGGGCGGACCTCGCGCTCGACCTCCATCAGGGGTCGACCAGCCGGATGATCCACGAGACCCGGGTCCGCTGTGGCCCGCGCCACCACCTCCACGGCGAGTGTCTCGACCTCGCACGGACCTTCGACTGCGGCCACGTTCTCGACCAGAAGGGCCCCGATGGGCAACTCGCCCGCGCCGCCCCCGACGAGGGCGTCCCCACCATCGACCCCGAACTCGGTGGCGCAGTCGGACTCGATCCCGAGAGCGTCCGCACGGGCGTCGAGGGCGTCGAGAACGTCCTCGCCGCCTACGGCTTTCTCGACGGCGAGACGGAGCGGCGAAAACAGACCCGCGCGACCGGCTTCGAGCAGTACGGCGCGCCCGCCGGCGGGCTCGTCGATTTCACCGTCGAACTCGGCGACCGCGTCGAACGTGGCGACCGCCTCTTTCGCGTGACGGACGTCTTCGGAGGCGTGAAAGCCGAGACGACCGCCGACGTCGACGGCGTGTTCTGGCGCACCCGCCGGCTTCCCCAGGTGGCGACCGGCGAGTACGTCTGTTCGGTCGGCACGGACGTCGATACCGTCTGA
- a CDS encoding DUF7536 family protein, with protein MSSNAPERPPTARFVAALSVARNAKIGLASGVAVALLAYLYRVLELLGPSADTRGSPLLFLLLALTLALAVAALVALGLTLVSAYRLAREP; from the coding sequence GTGTCGAGCAACGCCCCCGAGCGGCCACCGACCGCCCGGTTCGTGGCGGCGCTGTCGGTCGCCCGCAACGCGAAAATCGGCCTCGCCAGCGGCGTCGCGGTCGCGCTCCTCGCCTATCTCTATCGTGTCCTCGAACTGCTCGGCCCGTCGGCGGACACGCGCGGGTCGCCGCTACTCTTTCTCTTGCTGGCGCTGACGCTCGCGCTCGCCGTCGCCGCGCTCGTCGCACTCGGGTTGACGCTCGTGTCGGCCTATCGGCTCGCGCGCGAACCGTGA
- a CDS encoding potassium channel family protein, which yields MQREVGYEPRSVKRLLAEMKDIAELMIDLSYSAVLLDNGEVAAEVLELEAEMDVLQLKTRMSLLMAARSPDDAEALAPVMGIVGATEKVSDATGDIAKIVLEEIGLPEAIRGALPEAIETVVRARVASDARFSGLTLGELNLESETGVRAIALHRAGEWVLNPDHETALRADDVVLFRGPEEALTGVYQSTTGAAYIPPNPPEPAIGDLERATDSVVLMKNMSELAVDLAYGAVLFDSTDLADEVVNLEAEVDALQDRFEAWTLRAASRVDDPVSLRGLVHLARSTEVISDAAVEISEGVLRGIGSHPVIAEAVGESDEILVRLTVAHDSDLDGATLGGKMVKTETGMRVIAVRRTGREDVTDESVTKETVTRARDEWEVSPGPETELRVGNVLLAKGPRTAAERLDALAGE from the coding sequence ATGCAACGGGAGGTCGGCTACGAGCCACGGAGCGTCAAACGGCTCCTCGCGGAGATGAAGGACATCGCCGAACTCATGATCGACCTCTCGTATTCGGCGGTACTGCTCGACAACGGGGAGGTCGCCGCGGAGGTGCTCGAACTCGAAGCCGAGATGGATGTTCTCCAGCTCAAGACCCGGATGAGCCTGCTGATGGCCGCCCGCAGCCCCGACGACGCCGAGGCGCTCGCACCGGTGATGGGCATCGTCGGCGCGACCGAGAAGGTGAGCGACGCGACCGGCGACATCGCCAAGATCGTCCTCGAAGAGATCGGTCTCCCCGAGGCGATCCGTGGGGCGCTGCCCGAGGCCATCGAGACGGTCGTGCGCGCGCGAGTCGCTTCCGACGCGCGCTTTTCGGGGCTGACCCTCGGCGAACTCAACCTCGAAAGCGAGACGGGCGTGCGGGCGATCGCGCTGCACCGTGCGGGCGAGTGGGTGCTCAATCCGGACCACGAGACCGCGCTGCGAGCCGACGACGTCGTGCTCTTTCGAGGTCCCGAGGAGGCGCTCACGGGCGTCTATCAGAGCACCACGGGAGCGGCCTACATCCCACCGAACCCGCCCGAACCGGCTATCGGAGACTTGGAGCGCGCGACCGATTCGGTGGTACTGATGAAGAACATGAGCGAACTCGCCGTCGATCTGGCCTACGGCGCGGTGCTGTTCGACAGCACGGACCTCGCCGACGAGGTGGTGAATCTGGAGGCCGAAGTCGACGCGCTCCAGGACCGCTTCGAGGCGTGGACGCTTCGGGCGGCGAGTCGCGTCGACGACCCTGTCTCGCTGCGCGGGCTGGTCCACCTCGCACGCAGTACCGAAGTCATCTCCGATGCGGCCGTCGAGATCAGCGAGGGCGTCCTCAGAGGCATCGGCTCCCACCCCGTCATCGCCGAGGCCGTCGGCGAGTCCGACGAGATACTCGTCCGGCTGACCGTCGCGCACGACAGCGACCTCGACGGCGCGACCCTCGGCGGGAAGATGGTCAAGACCGAGACCGGAATGCGCGTCATCGCCGTCCGGCGCACAGGTCGAGAGGACGTCACCGACGAGTCCGTGACGAAGGAGACGGTGACGCGGGCGCGCGACGAGTGGGAGGTCTCGCCCGGTCCCGAAACCGAACTCCGGGTGGGCAACGTCCTGCTGGCGAAGGGACCACGCACGGCCGCCGAGCGACTCGACGCGCTCGCTGGTGAGTGA
- the citZ gene encoding citrate synthase, giving the protein MADDLHKGLDDVLVAESSLSYIDGDAGRLVYRGYDIKDLAREASHEEVLYLLWHGELPDRDALDEFVSELSAEYAVEEGVISTLSDLAAADERPMAALRTAVSMLSASEPEESDPEDLDASLRKGRRIAAKVPTILAAYDRLRNGQDPIEPREDLSYAANFLYMLNGEEPDDVAAETFDMALILHADHGLNASTFTGMVIASTLADTYSAVTGGVSALAGSLHGGANQDVMETLLELDESQKDPTDWIRDAIDNDRRIPGWGHRVYNVKDPRAEILTEKSKDLGESSGEKKWYDYAAAIEEYLTEEENFPEKGLAPNVDFYSGTVYYQLGIDLDMYTPIFAMSRVGGWVGHVLEYQEDNRLIRPRARYVGPKDEEFVPIDER; this is encoded by the coding sequence ATGGCCGATGACCTCCACAAGGGCCTCGACGACGTGTTAGTCGCGGAATCCTCGCTCAGCTACATCGACGGCGACGCCGGGCGACTCGTCTACCGCGGCTACGACATCAAAGACCTCGCGCGCGAGGCGAGCCACGAGGAGGTCCTCTATCTGCTCTGGCACGGCGAACTCCCCGACCGCGACGCGCTCGACGAGTTCGTCTCGGAGCTATCCGCCGAGTACGCCGTCGAGGAAGGGGTCATCTCGACGCTTTCGGACCTCGCTGCCGCCGACGAACGCCCGATGGCCGCGCTGCGAACCGCGGTCTCGATGCTGTCGGCGAGCGAGCCCGAAGAGAGCGATCCCGAGGACCTCGACGCCTCACTGCGAAAGGGCCGCCGCATCGCCGCGAAAGTGCCCACGATACTCGCGGCCTACGATCGCCTGCGCAACGGCCAGGATCCCATCGAACCCCGCGAGGACCTCTCGTACGCCGCGAACTTCCTCTACATGCTGAACGGCGAGGAACCCGACGACGTGGCCGCCGAGACTTTCGACATGGCGCTCATCCTCCACGCCGACCACGGTCTCAACGCCTCGACGTTCACCGGGATGGTCATCGCCAGCACGCTCGCCGACACCTACAGCGCCGTCACGGGTGGGGTCAGCGCGCTCGCCGGGTCGCTTCACGGCGGGGCGAATCAGGACGTCATGGAAACCCTGCTCGAACTCGACGAGAGCCAAAAGGATCCCACCGACTGGATCCGCGACGCGATCGACAATGACCGTCGGATCCCCGGCTGGGGTCATCGCGTCTACAACGTCAAGGACCCGCGTGCCGAGATCCTCACCGAAAAATCGAAAGACCTCGGCGAGAGTTCCGGCGAGAAGAAGTGGTACGACTATGCCGCCGCCATCGAGGAGTATCTCACCGAAGAGGAGAACTTCCCCGAGAAAGGGCTCGCACCCAACGTCGACTTCTACTCCGGTACCGTGTACTACCAACTCGGTATCGACCTCGATATGTACACGCCGATCTTCGCCATGAGCCGCGTCGGCGGCTGGGTCGGCCACGTCCTCGAATACCAGGAGGACAACCGCCTCATCCGCCCACGCGCCCGCTACGTCGGCCCGAAAGACGAGGAATTCGTCCCGATCGACGAGCGCTGA
- a CDS encoding pyridoxal-phosphate dependent enzyme — translation MSSDLQCAVCGNRYADRWRCACEQPLDFVDRPLPDGSAPEPATLDTRDGLWTFSDLLPVERRVTLGEGWTPLVEAPDWDCAFKLESVSPTGSFKDRGAALTVSRALACGAERLVEDSSGNAGTAIATYAARAGLESEIYVPADVTAAKLRAIERTGAEVVRIEGSRADVTEAAIDAVESGAGWYASHAWRPSFYTGTQTVALEITAQRDWHAPEAVVCPLGHGTLFLGLYRGFRALSDAGWIDESPRLLGAQATGYAPFTDDSGGDNHRADGIHIREPVRAGEVETAIAETDGEVVAIDAETTDREHERLHREGFPVEPTSAVAPAALQAYRERGVLAADADVVVALTGRSKA, via the coding sequence ATGTCATCCGATCTCCAGTGTGCCGTCTGCGGCAATCGCTACGCCGACCGCTGGCGGTGTGCGTGCGAGCAGCCCCTCGATTTCGTCGATCGACCGCTGCCCGACGGTTCCGCACCCGAGCCAGCCACCCTCGACACCCGCGATGGCCTCTGGACGTTCTCCGACCTCCTCCCGGTCGAGCGCCGCGTCACGCTCGGCGAGGGCTGGACGCCGCTCGTCGAAGCACCCGATTGGGATTGCGCGTTCAAACTCGAATCCGTCTCGCCCACGGGCAGTTTCAAGGATCGTGGTGCGGCACTGACGGTCTCGCGGGCACTCGCCTGCGGGGCCGAACGCCTCGTCGAGGATTCGTCGGGCAACGCCGGGACTGCGATCGCGACCTACGCGGCCCGCGCGGGTCTCGAAAGCGAGATCTACGTCCCCGCGGACGTGACCGCGGCGAAACTCCGCGCCATCGAGCGCACGGGTGCGGAGGTCGTCCGTATCGAGGGGTCGAGAGCGGACGTGACGGAGGCGGCCATCGACGCCGTCGAGTCGGGTGCGGGCTGGTACGCGAGCCACGCGTGGCGACCGTCGTTCTACACCGGGACCCAAACTGTGGCCCTCGAAATCACCGCTCAGCGTGACTGGCACGCGCCCGAGGCCGTCGTCTGCCCGCTCGGCCACGGCACGCTGTTCCTCGGTCTCTACCGCGGCTTTCGTGCCCTCTCTGACGCCGGCTGGATCGACGAATCGCCGCGGCTGCTCGGCGCACAGGCCACCGGCTACGCGCCGTTCACCGACGACTCCGGCGGCGACAACCACCGCGCCGACGGCATCCACATCCGCGAGCCGGTGCGCGCCGGTGAGGTCGAGACGGCCATCGCGGAGACGGACGGCGAGGTCGTTGCCATCGACGCCGAGACGACCGACCGCGAACACGAACGCCTCCACAGGGAAGGCTTTCCCGTCGAGCCGACCAGCGCCGTCGCGCCGGCCGCCCTCCAAGCGTACCGCGAGCGCGGGGTGCTCGCCGCTGATGCCGACGTGGTGGTGGCGCTGACCGGTCGGTCGAAAGCCTGA
- a CDS encoding prefoldin subunit beta: protein MQGNLPPEAQEKIEELQDLQDSAQQVAAQKQQAESQLTDSQTALDELDELDEGTTMYREVGELLIETNYEEAEEDLEEKVSSLEVRVETLQKQESRVQEQFEELQSELQEMLSGGGPGGAGGPGGMGPGGPSAGG, encoded by the coding sequence ATGCAGGGAAACCTTCCGCCGGAAGCACAGGAGAAAATCGAGGAGCTACAGGACCTCCAGGACAGCGCCCAGCAGGTCGCCGCCCAGAAACAGCAAGCCGAGAGCCAGCTCACCGACTCCCAGACCGCGCTCGACGAACTCGACGAGCTCGACGAGGGGACGACGATGTACCGCGAGGTCGGTGAACTCCTCATCGAGACGAACTACGAGGAGGCCGAAGAGGACCTCGAAGAGAAGGTCTCCAGCCTCGAAGTGCGCGTCGAGACCCTCCAGAAACAGGAGAGCCGCGTCCAAGAGCAGTTCGAGGAGCTCCAGAGCGAGCTGCAGGAGATGCTGAGCGGCGGCGGTCCCGGCGGTGCCGGTGGCCCGGGCGGTATGGGACCGGGCGGCCCGAGCGCTGGCGGGTAG
- a CDS encoding DUF3194 domain-containing protein, whose translation MPTDEEVVATASEAAEGLVFSRYKSSEIEDLDVTVRFEDGTLDLDVYLNAPDDPDPEMVAEEAVLAAESAVDELFADE comes from the coding sequence ATGCCGACCGACGAGGAAGTGGTCGCAACGGCCAGCGAGGCCGCCGAAGGACTCGTTTTCTCGCGCTACAAAAGTTCCGAGATCGAGGATCTGGACGTGACCGTGCGCTTCGAGGACGGGACCCTCGACCTCGACGTCTATTTGAACGCACCGGACGATCCCGACCCGGAGATGGTCGCCGAGGAGGCCGTGCTGGCGGCCGAGTCGGCCGTCGACGAACTGTTCGCCGACGAGTGA
- the engB gene encoding GTP-binding protein EngB: MFEGRPERDAEVVFCGRSNVGKSTLLKELTGHDFQTGKKPGVTRSPGHYDWVPEDFVLTDLPGFGFMSGVEEEVREQIKTDVVRYIETNSEKILVGVLVVDANSAVDIIDRHTERGEIPHDVELFGFLADVDVPTVVAVNKMDKVDDRDARLDALCDRLGLPSPWQQWQDTIAPVSAKRGSIGSLTDAIRTHLHAQQRDDLFKFF; encoded by the coding sequence ATGTTCGAAGGACGTCCCGAGAGAGATGCCGAAGTCGTCTTCTGTGGTCGCTCGAACGTCGGCAAATCTACCCTCCTCAAGGAACTCACCGGTCACGACTTTCAAACGGGTAAGAAGCCGGGCGTAACCCGCTCGCCGGGCCACTACGACTGGGTTCCCGAGGACTTCGTCCTCACCGACCTGCCGGGCTTCGGCTTCATGTCCGGCGTCGAAGAGGAGGTCCGAGAGCAGATCAAGACCGACGTGGTGCGCTACATCGAGACCAACAGCGAAAAAATTCTGGTCGGCGTGCTCGTCGTCGACGCCAACAGCGCCGTCGACATCATCGACCGCCACACGGAGCGCGGTGAGATTCCCCACGACGTCGAACTCTTTGGATTCCTCGCCGACGTCGACGTTCCCACGGTGGTCGCGGTCAACAAGATGGACAAGGTCGACGACCGCGACGCCCGACTCGACGCGCTCTGTGACCGCCTCGGTCTCCCCTCGCCGTGGCAGCAATGGCAGGACACCATTGCACCTGTGAGCGCCAAGCGCGGCTCGATCGGCTCGCTGACCGACGCCATCCGCACCCACCTCCACGCCCAACAGCGCGACGACCTGTTCAAGTTCTTCTGA
- a CDS encoding TIGR00341 family protein → MRLVQVTIPAGKRETVLSELDDEGIDYVLTEETSGREFTGVVSFPLPTTAVEPVLDRLRETGIDEDAYTIVVDAETVVSRRFEQLEERYEEDDETDKRIAREEIHARAAELAPDFWPYLVMTVVSAVVATAGLLLDDAAVVVGSMVIAPLIGPAMATSVGTVVDDQPMFRRGVKLQALGLGIAVVAATLFAALMRVTNTVPPGTDVLLIEQINIRVAPDFLALVVALGAGVAGGVSLATGVSATLVGVMIAAALVPPLGVIGIAIAWGRPAPVLSASVLVLVNTLSINLTALVVLWYMGYRPDHWFREDDARLATRKRVVALVAAILVLSAFLGVVTYDSYRTASFEQEVRGDVEGLLDQPRYTQLTLLDVRFRYDDPVPPRQPTRVVVVAGRPTGDATPSLAPPLERRVAEAVGDLSLPGPLDAPNDVHVRVRYVEMESA, encoded by the coding sequence GTGCGACTCGTTCAGGTGACCATCCCGGCGGGCAAGCGCGAGACGGTGCTCTCGGAACTCGACGACGAGGGTATCGACTACGTGCTGACCGAGGAGACCAGCGGCCGGGAGTTCACGGGTGTGGTCTCCTTTCCGCTGCCGACGACCGCCGTCGAACCGGTGCTCGATCGGCTTCGGGAGACGGGCATCGACGAGGACGCCTACACCATCGTGGTCGACGCCGAAACCGTCGTCTCGCGCCGGTTCGAGCAGTTGGAGGAGCGCTACGAGGAGGACGACGAGACCGACAAACGCATCGCCCGCGAGGAGATCCACGCCCGTGCCGCCGAACTCGCGCCGGATTTCTGGCCGTACCTTGTCATGACGGTCGTGAGCGCGGTCGTCGCCACCGCCGGTCTCCTCCTCGACGATGCGGCCGTCGTCGTCGGCTCGATGGTCATCGCGCCGCTCATCGGGCCGGCGATGGCGACTTCGGTGGGCACCGTTGTGGACGACCAGCCGATGTTCCGCCGCGGGGTCAAACTGCAGGCGCTCGGTCTCGGGATCGCGGTCGTCGCCGCGACACTCTTCGCCGCGCTCATGCGCGTGACGAACACGGTGCCACCGGGCACCGACGTCCTGCTCATCGAGCAGATAAACATCCGCGTCGCACCCGACTTCCTAGCGCTCGTGGTGGCGCTCGGGGCCGGCGTCGCGGGTGGCGTGAGCCTCGCCACCGGCGTCTCGGCGACGCTCGTCGGCGTGATGATCGCCGCCGCGCTCGTCCCTCCACTGGGGGTCATCGGCATCGCCATCGCGTGGGGGCGGCCGGCTCCGGTACTCAGCGCGTCGGTGCTCGTGCTCGTGAACACGCTCTCGATCAATCTCACGGCACTCGTCGTGCTCTGGTACATGGGTTATCGGCCCGACCACTGGTTTCGCGAGGACGACGCCCGGTTGGCGACGCGAAAGCGCGTCGTCGCGCTCGTCGCCGCCATCCTCGTGCTGTCGGCGTTTCTCGGCGTCGTCACCTACGACTCCTACCGAACGGCGTCGTTCGAACAGGAGGTTCGCGGCGATGTCGAGGGACTGCTCGACCAGCCGAGATATACCCAGCTCACGCTGCTCGACGTGCGCTTTCGCTACGACGACCCCGTGCCGCCGCGCCAGCCGACGCGGGTCGTCGTCGTCGCCGGACGACCGACCGGCGATGCGACCCCGAGCCTCGCGCCACCGCTCGAACGTCGCGTCGCCGAGGCGGTCGGCGACCTCTCGCTTCCCGGTCCGCTCGACGCGCCAAACGATGTTCACGTGCGCGTCCGCTACGTCGAGATGGAGTCAGCCTGA
- a CDS encoding PrsW family intramembrane metalloprotease: MARSQDPIQSRDDGSRDSYDVTTWEVRTPLDRIAVWIYWFLSATVRWLVVLGAVVILAVIVSGSNLPRILDPVVTGFTLLSLLPALALVAYVWRTDSTTTEPFSLLAVTFALGVLFAGFAAIINGIGSVLQVVPVVGSVWFFYLVVGPVEETVKWLAVRIYAYRSPRFDAVIDGAVYGAVAGLGFATIENALYITDAVNNPVIGNVLGAGGGITPARAIAGPGHVIYSAFAGYYLGLAKFNRENAGPIIVKGLLIAALIHATYNTLTWIPVAAAIVLGLPNFVTLLGFVVLYDGFFGYFLYRKLARYRAHYRDTHHGEGALSSVERTEFEE; the protein is encoded by the coding sequence ATGGCGCGCAGTCAGGACCCGATCCAATCGCGCGACGACGGGTCCCGCGACAGCTACGACGTCACGACGTGGGAGGTGCGCACGCCCCTCGACAGGATTGCGGTCTGGATATACTGGTTTCTGAGCGCGACCGTGCGCTGGCTGGTGGTTCTGGGTGCGGTCGTGATTCTCGCCGTGATCGTCTCGGGCAGTAATCTGCCGCGCATCCTCGACCCCGTCGTGACGGGGTTCACGCTGCTGTCGCTCCTGCCGGCGCTCGCGCTCGTCGCCTACGTCTGGCGGACCGACAGCACGACCACCGAACCGTTCTCGCTGCTCGCGGTGACGTTCGCGCTCGGCGTGCTCTTTGCGGGCTTTGCTGCCATCATCAACGGCATCGGCAGCGTTCTGCAGGTCGTTCCGGTCGTCGGCTCGGTCTGGTTCTTCTATCTCGTCGTCGGCCCGGTCGAGGAAACGGTGAAGTGGCTCGCAGTGCGCATCTACGCCTATCGGAGTCCGCGCTTCGACGCGGTCATCGACGGCGCGGTCTACGGTGCGGTCGCGGGACTCGGTTTCGCCACCATCGAGAACGCTCTCTATATCACCGATGCCGTGAACAATCCCGTCATCGGCAACGTGCTGGGTGCCGGCGGCGGCATTACGCCCGCACGGGCCATCGCCGGTCCGGGTCACGTCATCTACTCGGCGTTTGCGGGCTACTATCTGGGGCTGGCGAAGTTCAACCGCGAGAACGCCGGGCCGATCATCGTCAAGGGACTCCTGATAGCGGCGCTCATCCACGCGACCTACAACACGCTCACCTGGATTCCCGTTGCTGCGGCCATCGTGCTCGGTCTCCCGAACTTCGTTACCCTCCTCGGGTTCGTCGTGCTCTACGACGGCTTCTTCGGCTACTTCCTCTATCGAAAACTCGCGCGCTATCGCGCCCACTACCGCGACACCCATCACGGGGAGGGTGCGCTCTCGTCCGTCGAGCGCACCGAGTTCGAGGAGTGA